From Herbiconiux flava, one genomic window encodes:
- a CDS encoding cell wall-binding repeat-containing protein: MSTIRAGGLVSVSDDTPDGDIRSRHDREAPVHLRARRPRLRRAGVLGALTVAALAAGTLLGAPAAGADEQPTPAPSAPSAPAERPVMPDLPLETYAAAAAELPPELVEALSADLGSTPEEYLANADAAAAATQVVDALKLEGVAVASSRLEGTRLVVTVESADDAAAVEAANAVAEVGAASGRDVYAGEEFESFADLVGGQGYYFADSTGGYSCSTAFNGIDRASGGARFVTAGHCELPGDDGRVDQIIESRPNDPNGRLGARLGQQVAGSFRFGGEFDAGLVDSASGWNARGVVGTYNSGANNGSVTSGTPQPVRDYGDAIEGQSVCKSGRTTGWSCGIVDSVDQLIPVSGEEVNVDIVRGLCSDHGDSGGAVVSGPYALGLISGGTEDSCTPSGVTAVFPMIGGSEGGQPYGSIVTLATNWWLKVEAPRPVVNAVMAAGKPITGTLPSGTGNYAVTISVDGGPSHLADVFTDRSWNVSVAGLTPGAHSYTAYSTFGPDDAQSRSASVSGTLFVGDVERIAGADRFEGAVKVAQASFPTTAPVVYVATGLNYPDALSAAPAAVAEGGPLLLVTPTGVPTAVADEIRALAPQRIVVVGGTAAVSSAVVTTLRGLVDGVAVERLSGADRYEASRAVVAAVFDEATHAYTATGGNFPDALSAGGAAGSALEPVVLVNGGATAADAPTLSLLRSLKTTSITVVGGPNSVSEGVKTSLRAVPASVDRVSAADRYQTSIALNRSAFASSDTVYLATGTNFPDALAGAVLAGKSDAPLYVVPGDCVPQGVLADVKTLGATRIVLFGGVNALSPAVAALTPCGF; the protein is encoded by the coding sequence ATGAGCACGATCCGAGCCGGGGGACTCGTGAGCGTCAGCGACGACACCCCGGATGGCGACATCCGCTCTCGGCACGATCGAGAGGCCCCCGTGCACCTGCGCGCTCGCCGCCCCCGTCTCCGCCGTGCCGGCGTGCTCGGCGCCCTGACCGTCGCCGCCCTCGCGGCCGGCACCCTCCTCGGGGCCCCCGCCGCCGGGGCGGACGAGCAGCCGACGCCCGCGCCGAGCGCTCCTTCCGCCCCCGCCGAGCGCCCAGTGATGCCCGACCTCCCGCTCGAGACCTACGCCGCGGCCGCCGCCGAGCTGCCGCCCGAGCTGGTCGAGGCGCTGTCGGCCGACCTCGGCTCGACGCCGGAGGAGTACCTGGCCAACGCCGACGCGGCCGCCGCCGCCACGCAGGTGGTCGACGCGTTGAAGCTCGAGGGCGTGGCGGTGGCCTCGTCCCGCCTGGAGGGCACCCGCCTCGTCGTGACCGTCGAGAGCGCCGACGACGCCGCCGCCGTCGAGGCGGCGAACGCCGTCGCCGAGGTGGGCGCGGCTTCCGGTCGCGACGTCTACGCGGGCGAGGAGTTCGAGTCGTTCGCCGACCTCGTGGGCGGTCAGGGCTACTACTTCGCCGACTCCACCGGCGGCTACTCCTGCTCGACGGCGTTCAACGGCATCGACCGGGCGAGCGGCGGGGCGCGGTTCGTCACCGCCGGCCACTGCGAGCTCCCCGGAGACGACGGCCGGGTCGATCAGATCATCGAGAGCCGACCGAACGACCCGAACGGCCGCCTCGGTGCCCGCTTGGGGCAGCAGGTCGCCGGGAGCTTCCGCTTCGGCGGCGAGTTCGACGCCGGCCTCGTCGACTCCGCGTCGGGCTGGAACGCCCGTGGCGTGGTCGGCACCTACAACTCCGGCGCCAACAACGGCTCGGTGACCTCGGGCACGCCCCAGCCCGTCCGCGACTACGGCGACGCCATCGAGGGTCAGAGCGTCTGCAAGTCGGGCCGCACGACCGGCTGGAGCTGCGGCATCGTCGATTCGGTCGACCAGCTGATCCCCGTGAGCGGCGAAGAGGTCAACGTCGACATCGTCCGCGGGCTCTGCAGCGACCACGGCGACAGTGGCGGCGCGGTCGTGTCCGGCCCGTATGCCCTGGGCCTCATCTCCGGCGGCACCGAGGACTCCTGCACCCCGTCGGGTGTCACCGCGGTCTTCCCCATGATCGGCGGCTCCGAGGGCGGCCAGCCCTACGGCTCGATCGTGACCCTGGCGACGAACTGGTGGCTGAAGGTCGAGGCACCCCGGCCGGTGGTGAACGCCGTGATGGCGGCGGGCAAGCCGATCACCGGGACGCTGCCGAGCGGCACGGGCAACTACGCGGTCACGATCAGCGTCGACGGCGGCCCGTCCCACCTCGCCGACGTCTTCACCGACCGCTCGTGGAACGTGTCGGTGGCCGGTCTCACGCCCGGCGCCCACAGCTACACGGCGTACTCGACGTTCGGCCCCGACGACGCGCAGTCGCGCTCGGCCTCCGTCTCGGGCACCCTGTTCGTCGGCGACGTCGAGCGGATCGCCGGCGCCGACCGGTTCGAGGGCGCCGTGAAGGTCGCCCAGGCGTCCTTCCCGACGACAGCACCGGTCGTCTACGTGGCGACCGGTCTGAACTACCCGGATGCGCTCAGCGCCGCCCCGGCGGCGGTCGCCGAGGGCGGGCCGCTGCTGCTGGTCACCCCGACCGGGGTGCCGACCGCGGTGGCGGACGAGATCCGGGCCCTCGCCCCGCAGCGCATCGTCGTGGTCGGCGGCACGGCGGCCGTGTCGTCGGCGGTCGTCACGACGCTCCGCGGACTGGTCGACGGGGTCGCGGTCGAGCGGCTCTCGGGTGCGGACCGCTACGAGGCGAGTCGCGCGGTGGTCGCTGCCGTCTTCGACGAGGCGACGCACGCGTACACGGCCACGGGCGGCAACTTCCCCGACGCCCTCTCGGCGGGTGGGGCGGCCGGCTCCGCGCTCGAGCCGGTGGTGCTGGTGAACGGCGGCGCGACGGCGGCGGATGCTCCGACCCTGTCGCTCCTGCGCTCGCTGAAGACGACGAGCATCACCGTGGTGGGCGGGCCCAACTCGGTGTCCGAGGGAGTGAAGACCTCCCTCAGGGCGGTTCCCGCATCCGTCGACCGGGTCTCGGCGGCCGACCGCTACCAGACCTCGATCGCGCTGAACCGCTCTGCGTTCGCCTCGAGCGACACCGTCTACCTCGCGACCGGCACCAACTTCCCCGACGCCCTCGCCGGGGCCGTGCTGGCCGGCAAATCGGATGCTCCGCTCTACGTGGTGCCGGGCGACTGCGTGCCGCAGGGGGTGCTCGCCGACGTGAAGACGCTCGGCGCGACGCGGATCGTGCTGTTCGGCGGCGTGAACGCGCTGAGCCCGGCGGTGGCGGCGCTGACGCCCTGCGGGTTCTGA
- a CDS encoding serine hydrolase, protein MPSTPRTAPARTALAALALTTAALLAGCAGGGAGAPGGTPAASAASSGSPTAVALPDTAVGEHAAWVIESISTEPTEPDQIEGQATERLSPSVASQLTPAQLAEVFTGLRASGPWVPTSVQSAEGQALITIVDRDGQKLDLQLSLDGEELINGILFSPSAADRVPAASWQELDDTIAQFASDTTLVVTDVTSGERILEATSPGQSDPDESKPSGSMFKLYVLGAVADAVGAGTLAWDTPLTLTDAVKSLPSGDLRTEPSGTVITVQDAAAAMISESDNTATDLLIATVGPEAVERSFADLGHHDPAENTPLLTTRALFELGWGSPSSAAEWASADADGRRALLAGLPTGLLDVDVAAVTTPVWEQGLDWFTTPDDLVAVHRGLQQKAEAPTGAPVREILAINPGLGEEITGSDAWSYIAFKGGSSVGVLAGSWYLERSDGRAFTISIQGSSGDPAELTDQALFFGQVADAAALLESQD, encoded by the coding sequence ATGCCCTCCACACCGCGCACCGCCCCGGCCCGCACGGCGCTCGCCGCCCTCGCCCTCACGACCGCCGCCCTGCTCGCGGGCTGCGCGGGAGGCGGCGCCGGCGCGCCCGGCGGCACCCCGGCGGCCTCCGCCGCCTCGAGCGGATCGCCCACCGCCGTCGCCCTGCCCGACACCGCGGTCGGCGAGCACGCCGCCTGGGTGATCGAGTCGATCAGCACCGAGCCCACCGAGCCCGACCAGATCGAGGGCCAGGCCACCGAGCGGCTCTCGCCCTCGGTGGCCTCGCAGCTGACGCCCGCGCAGCTGGCCGAGGTGTTCACAGGGCTCCGCGCATCCGGCCCCTGGGTGCCCACCTCGGTGCAGTCGGCCGAGGGGCAGGCGCTCATCACGATCGTCGACCGCGACGGCCAGAAGCTCGACCTGCAGCTCTCGCTCGACGGGGAGGAGCTGATCAACGGCATCCTGTTCAGCCCCTCGGCGGCCGACCGGGTGCCGGCGGCCTCGTGGCAGGAGCTCGACGACACGATCGCGCAGTTCGCCTCCGACACCACGCTCGTCGTCACCGACGTGACGAGCGGGGAGCGCATCCTCGAGGCGACGAGCCCCGGCCAGAGCGACCCCGACGAGTCGAAGCCCTCGGGCTCGATGTTCAAGCTCTACGTGCTCGGCGCGGTCGCCGACGCGGTCGGGGCCGGCACGCTCGCCTGGGACACCCCGCTGACCCTCACCGACGCGGTGAAGAGCCTGCCCTCGGGCGACCTCCGCACCGAGCCGAGCGGCACGGTCATCACGGTCCAGGATGCGGCTGCCGCGATGATCTCGGAGAGCGACAACACGGCGACCGACCTGCTGATCGCGACGGTGGGGCCGGAGGCGGTGGAGCGGTCGTTCGCCGACCTCGGCCACCACGACCCCGCCGAGAACACCCCGTTGCTGACGACGCGGGCCCTGTTCGAGCTCGGCTGGGGCTCTCCCTCGTCGGCCGCGGAGTGGGCCTCGGCCGACGCGGACGGTCGCCGTGCGCTGCTGGCCGGCCTCCCCACGGGGCTGCTGGACGTCGACGTCGCCGCCGTGACGACCCCGGTCTGGGAGCAGGGGCTCGACTGGTTCACCACGCCCGACGACCTCGTCGCCGTGCACCGCGGGCTGCAGCAGAAGGCGGAGGCGCCGACGGGTGCGCCGGTGCGGGAGATCCTGGCGATCAACCCCGGGCTCGGCGAGGAGATCACCGGGAGCGACGCGTGGTCGTACATCGCCTTCAAGGGTGGCAGCTCGGTCGGCGTGCTGGCGGGCTCCTGGTACCTCGAGCGCTCCGACGGACGCGCCTTCACGATCAGCATCCAGGGCTCCTCCGGCGACCCGGCCGAGCTCACCGACCAGGCCCTCTTCTTCGGCCAGGTCGCCGACGCGGCAGCCCTCCTCGAGTCGCAGGACTGA
- a CDS encoding NAD(P)/FAD-dependent oxidoreductase, which yields MTRPLPAYSHVRRTDPAMLRESLRDASTTPFWLDSPGAPDPEPPLEGATTAQLGVVGGGYCGLWTALRAKERDPAADVVLLEGRRIGWAASGRNGGFCESSLTHGSENGERHFARELDVLDRLAAENFAELAATLERHGIDAEYEETGVLVAATEPHQVEGLRASVAGDDVYLDRAELDARSLPAVYRAAVQKHAGYAYVNPAKLAWGLKAACLALGVRVFEGTPALGLHDLDDRVRVSTPAGAVTADRVALATNGFPSLLKRTRLYTVPIYDYVLMTEPLSPAQLAGIGWEGRHGVTDSSRQFHYSRKSADDRILFGGFDAIYHPGRRIRPAQDQREETFEALADHFFTTYPSLAGIRFTHKWGGMIDMSTKLVAFHGRALGGKAAYSAGYTGLGVAATRFGADTMLDLLSGEDSERTRLSMARRKPVPVPPEPFATPLIELMRRAVVRSDERGGKDGPLLKLADAFGVGFDS from the coding sequence ATGACCCGGCCCCTCCCCGCCTACAGCCACGTGCGCCGCACCGACCCCGCGATGCTGCGGGAGTCGCTGCGCGACGCGAGCACCACGCCGTTCTGGCTCGACTCCCCCGGGGCGCCCGACCCCGAACCCCCGCTCGAAGGTGCGACGACGGCGCAGCTCGGGGTGGTCGGCGGCGGATACTGCGGGCTGTGGACGGCGCTGCGGGCCAAGGAGCGCGACCCCGCGGCCGACGTCGTGCTGCTCGAGGGCCGTCGCATCGGCTGGGCCGCCAGCGGGCGGAACGGCGGCTTCTGCGAGAGCAGCCTCACCCACGGCTCCGAGAACGGCGAGCGCCACTTCGCCCGCGAGCTCGACGTGCTCGACCGGCTCGCGGCCGAGAACTTCGCCGAGCTCGCCGCGACCCTCGAGCGCCACGGCATCGACGCCGAGTACGAGGAGACCGGCGTGCTCGTCGCCGCCACCGAACCGCACCAGGTCGAGGGGCTCCGCGCCTCGGTCGCGGGCGACGACGTCTACCTCGACCGCGCCGAGCTCGACGCGCGGTCGCTGCCCGCCGTCTACCGCGCGGCCGTGCAGAAGCACGCCGGCTACGCCTACGTGAATCCCGCGAAGCTCGCCTGGGGGCTGAAGGCCGCCTGCCTCGCCCTGGGCGTGCGCGTCTTCGAGGGCACGCCGGCGCTCGGGCTGCACGACCTCGACGATCGCGTGCGGGTCTCGACGCCGGCCGGCGCGGTCACCGCCGACCGCGTCGCCCTGGCCACGAACGGCTTCCCGTCGCTGCTGAAGCGCACGCGGCTGTACACCGTGCCGATCTACGACTACGTGCTGATGACCGAGCCGCTCAGCCCGGCGCAGCTGGCCGGGATCGGCTGGGAGGGCCGGCACGGCGTCACCGACTCGTCGCGCCAGTTCCACTACTCCCGCAAGAGCGCCGACGACCGCATCCTGTTCGGCGGCTTCGACGCGATCTACCACCCCGGCCGCCGCATCCGGCCCGCGCAGGATCAGCGGGAGGAGACCTTCGAGGCGCTCGCCGACCACTTCTTCACCACCTATCCGTCGCTGGCGGGCATCCGCTTCACGCACAAGTGGGGCGGGATGATCGACATGTCGACGAAGCTCGTCGCCTTCCACGGCCGGGCGCTCGGCGGCAAGGCCGCGTACAGCGCCGGGTACACGGGGCTCGGGGTCGCCGCGACCCGCTTCGGCGCCGACACGATGCTCGACCTGCTGAGCGGGGAGGACAGCGAGCGCACGCGGCTGTCCATGGCCAGGCGGAAGCCGGTGCCCGTGCCGCCCGAGCCGTTCGCGACACCGCTGATCGAGCTGATGCGCCGGGCGGTGGTGCGCTCCGACGAGCGCGGCGGCAAGGACGGGCCGCTCCTGAAGCTCGCCGACGCGTTCGGCGTGGGGTTCGACTCGTGA
- a CDS encoding cupin domain-containing protein translates to MSGSRMPEPPLGDLALVPGRAVDLLALALPLAPVAPSDVEEGEPRAGSRTLTRPGSPNSTGGELGVWTLEPGVVTDVEIDETFVVVAGRGTVEIEGGPAEELRPGILMSLTAGMRTRWTITETLRKVYLL, encoded by the coding sequence GTGAGCGGGTCGCGGATGCCCGAGCCGCCGCTGGGCGACCTCGCCCTCGTGCCCGGCCGCGCCGTCGACCTGCTCGCGCTGGCGCTGCCGCTCGCGCCGGTCGCCCCGTCCGACGTCGAGGAGGGCGAGCCGCGGGCCGGCTCCCGAACGCTGACCCGCCCGGGGAGCCCGAACAGCACCGGCGGCGAACTCGGCGTCTGGACGCTCGAACCCGGCGTGGTCACCGACGTCGAGATCGACGAGACGTTCGTCGTGGTCGCCGGCCGGGGCACCGTCGAGATCGAGGGCGGGCCCGCCGAGGAGCTGCGGCCGGGCATCCTGATGTCCCTCACGGCGGGGATGCGCACGCGCTGGACGATCACCGAGACCCTGCGCAAGGTGTACCTGCTCTGA
- the purF gene encoding amidophosphoribosyltransferase, giving the protein MCGIVGIVSAEPVNQLVYDSLLLLQHRGQDSTGIATAEGSVFHIVKAKGQVREAFRTRDMRSLLGTMGLGHVRYATQGQASQEQEAQPFYVNAPYGIILVHNGNLTNTRELTNELYNIDRRHLNTSSDTEVLLNVFANELQSQITGLSLDPDQIFTAVSRVHERVEGSYATIAMIAGHGLLAFRDPFGIRPLTIGSRLLQNGQMEYVVASESLVMESLGYQVVRDVEPGEAVFITLDGELIAKQCAPDARLIPCSFEYVYLARPDSVLSGISVYEARLRLGDYLADTVARYTPMGDIDVVMPIPDSSRPAAMQVARKLGVEYREGFYKNRYVGRTFIMPGQAARKKSVRQKLNAMSSEFKGKNILIVDDSIVRGTTSKEIVEMARQAGANKVTFASAAPPVRYPHVYGINMPSRHELVAHDRKIPEIAAAIGADHLIYQEVEDMRKAITQGSPDVHDLEMSCFTGEYVTGTVTPEYLAWVEKNQLS; this is encoded by the coding sequence ATGTGCGGCATCGTGGGCATCGTTTCGGCTGAGCCCGTCAACCAACTCGTCTACGACTCCCTCCTGCTGCTCCAGCACCGCGGGCAGGACTCGACCGGAATCGCCACCGCCGAAGGCAGCGTCTTCCACATCGTGAAGGCCAAGGGCCAGGTGCGCGAGGCCTTCCGCACCCGCGACATGCGCTCGCTGCTCGGCACCATGGGCCTCGGGCACGTGCGCTACGCCACCCAGGGCCAGGCCTCGCAGGAGCAGGAGGCGCAGCCCTTCTACGTGAACGCGCCGTACGGCATCATCCTCGTGCACAACGGCAACCTCACGAACACCCGCGAGCTCACCAACGAGCTCTACAACATCGACCGCCGGCACCTGAACACCAGCAGCGACACCGAGGTGCTGCTGAACGTGTTCGCCAACGAGCTGCAGTCGCAGATCACCGGTCTCTCGCTCGATCCCGACCAGATCTTCACCGCCGTCTCGCGGGTGCACGAGCGCGTCGAGGGCTCCTACGCCACCATCGCGATGATCGCCGGGCACGGGCTGCTGGCCTTCCGCGACCCGTTCGGCATCCGCCCGCTGACCATCGGCAGCCGCCTGCTGCAGAACGGCCAGATGGAGTACGTCGTGGCCTCCGAGTCGCTCGTCATGGAGAGCCTCGGCTACCAGGTCGTGCGCGACGTCGAGCCCGGCGAGGCCGTCTTCATCACGCTCGACGGCGAGCTCATCGCCAAGCAGTGCGCTCCGGATGCGCGGCTCATCCCGTGCTCGTTCGAGTACGTGTACCTGGCCCGCCCCGACTCGGTGCTCTCGGGCATCTCGGTCTACGAGGCCCGGCTGCGCCTCGGCGACTACCTGGCCGACACGGTCGCCCGCTACACGCCGATGGGCGACATCGACGTCGTCATGCCGATCCCCGACTCCTCGCGCCCCGCGGCGATGCAGGTGGCCCGCAAGCTCGGCGTCGAGTACCGCGAGGGCTTCTACAAGAACCGCTACGTCGGCCGCACCTTCATCATGCCCGGGCAGGCGGCGCGCAAGAAGTCGGTGCGTCAGAAGCTGAACGCCATGTCGAGCGAGTTCAAGGGCAAGAACATCCTGATCGTCGACGACTCGATCGTGCGCGGCACGACCTCGAAGGAGATCGTCGAGATGGCCCGCCAGGCCGGGGCCAACAAGGTCACCTTCGCGTCGGCGGCACCGCCCGTGCGCTACCCGCACGTCTACGGCATCAACATGCCGTCGCGGCACGAGCTCGTCGCGCACGACCGCAAGATCCCCGAGATCGCGGCGGCCATCGGCGCCGACCACCTCATCTACCAGGAGGTGGAGGACATGCGGAAGGCGATCACGCAGGGCTCTCCCGACGTGCACGACCTCGAGATGAGCTGCTTCACGGGCGAGTACGTCACCGGCACGGTCACGCCGGAGTACCTCGCGTGGGTGGAGAAGAACCAGCTCTCCTAG
- a CDS encoding NUDIX hydrolase, whose amino-acid sequence MPTPDFVLTLREKIGHDQLWLTGVTAVVLRPSTVPDAPADVVPGAVADVLLVRRSDNGAWTPVTGIIDPGEEPAVAGAREVLEEADVVAEPVSLAWVHTLPEVVYDNGDRTLYLDLCFLFRYVSGEPFPADGENTEAAWFPLDALPTMSEEMRARIDAAVAGEAAARFEF is encoded by the coding sequence ATGCCTACCCCTGACTTCGTCCTGACCCTGCGCGAGAAGATCGGGCACGACCAGCTCTGGCTGACCGGGGTGACCGCGGTGGTGCTGCGGCCGTCGACGGTTCCGGATGCTCCCGCCGACGTCGTGCCGGGGGCCGTCGCCGACGTGCTGCTCGTGCGACGCAGCGACAACGGCGCCTGGACCCCCGTGACCGGCATCATCGACCCCGGTGAGGAGCCCGCCGTGGCGGGCGCTCGTGAGGTGCTCGAGGAGGCCGACGTTGTCGCCGAACCGGTCAGCCTGGCGTGGGTGCACACGCTGCCCGAGGTGGTCTACGACAACGGCGACCGCACGCTGTACCTCGACCTCTGCTTCCTGTTCCGCTACGTCTCGGGCGAGCCGTTCCCCGCCGACGGCGAGAACACGGAGGCGGCCTGGTTCCCGCTCGACGCGCTGCCGACCATGAGCGAGGAGATGCGCGCGCGCATCGACGCGGCGGTCGCCGGCGAGGCCGCGGCGCGTTTCGAGTTCTAG
- a CDS encoding mycothiol transferase yields the protein MTTSIDILDDGFGRIRDTVAAALDGIDPELLTARVDPGANTIAWLVWHLTRVQDDHVADAAGSEQVWLSGGWAERFGLPFAPDATGYGQSSADVGRVAGPGVTAESLLGYHDAVRAATGSYLRTLDDAALDRVVDEHWNPPVTLAVRLVSVFSDDLQHAGQAAYARGALERRA from the coding sequence ATGACGACGAGCATCGACATCCTCGACGACGGCTTCGGCCGCATCCGTGACACGGTGGCGGCCGCCCTCGACGGCATCGACCCCGAGCTGCTCACCGCACGGGTCGATCCCGGCGCCAACACGATCGCCTGGCTCGTCTGGCACCTCACCCGGGTTCAGGACGACCATGTGGCCGACGCGGCCGGCTCCGAACAGGTGTGGCTCTCGGGCGGGTGGGCCGAGCGCTTCGGGCTGCCCTTCGCCCCGGATGCCACGGGCTACGGTCAGAGCTCCGCCGACGTCGGGAGGGTGGCCGGCCCCGGCGTCACGGCCGAGAGTCTGCTCGGCTACCACGACGCCGTGCGCGCGGCGACGGGCTCCTACCTCCGCACCCTCGACGACGCCGCGCTCGACCGCGTCGTCGACGAGCACTGGAACCCGCCGGTCACGCTGGCGGTGCGGCTGGTCAGCGTGTTCTCGGACGACCTGCAGCACGCGGGCCAGGCGGCCTACGCCCGCGGCGCCCTGGAGCGCCGGGCCTAG
- a CDS encoding transglycosylase domain-containing protein — protein sequence MPEAPHRLTSAFQRLIDGTKRPVGMMLALGVASALLVTVMAVPAVAVTGVYASRTAEVLDTLPDYIRPSTLAQNSEIYATNSDGTQVLLATVFDQNRQEVGWDDISPYVKDAVVTTEDPRFYEHAGVDIASTLRAALGNVASGGVESGASTITMQYVRNILVQQAESLDTKAERDAAYEAATTESVDRKLTEMRLAIALEKQYSKNDILLGYLNIANFGGSVYGIQAAAEYYYGVSAKDLSVAQAASLAATVNEPNGLRIDEPENIPDNQARRDEDVLASMLKHQAITQQQYDEAIATPVTPVITAPTTGCQAAASGAAYFCDYVTYIVRNDATFGDTSDERWSNFKRGGYKIYTTLNTDLQWNADALMKEYVPATSDEADLGSTIVTVEPGTGRILAMAQNTNYASDPDTPVAGSTALNYNTDIDYGGSSGFQVGSTYKVFALAEWLKQGHSLSDRVSGNEREWDQSTFPNSCQALGGPWEPANDGSSRPGTMSVQNALTNSVNNAFIAMAQQLDLCAIKATAESLGVHRADGNPLDTQPSSVLGTNEIAPLTMAASYAAIAANGVYCAPVAIDRIVGPDGQDVQAPQANCQQTMDPAIASTLAYAMLGPIEEGTAVASNPEDGITHIGKTGTTDNEKDTWMVGASTKAATAVWVGNVTGDVSMTDVYPNGYLGSTVRHRIWNGMMTVNDEVLGGDEFPDPDEALVDGTSERFDSPSTDSDDTPAPTATTAPAPVAPAPAPAPTKPAPTAPAPADPVVPDAPAPTPAATPAG from the coding sequence ATGCCCGAAGCACCGCACCGCCTCACCAGCGCCTTCCAGCGCCTGATCGACGGCACCAAGCGCCCTGTCGGCATGATGCTCGCCCTCGGCGTGGCGTCTGCCCTGCTCGTCACGGTGATGGCCGTGCCCGCCGTCGCCGTCACCGGGGTCTACGCGTCCCGAACCGCTGAGGTGCTCGACACGCTGCCCGACTACATCCGGCCGTCGACGCTCGCGCAGAACTCCGAGATCTACGCCACCAACAGCGACGGCACCCAGGTGCTGCTCGCCACGGTGTTCGACCAGAACCGGCAGGAGGTCGGTTGGGACGACATCTCCCCCTACGTGAAGGATGCGGTGGTCACCACCGAGGACCCGCGCTTCTACGAGCACGCGGGCGTCGACATCGCCTCGACGCTGCGGGCGGCCCTCGGCAACGTCGCCTCGGGCGGCGTGGAGAGCGGCGCCTCGACCATCACGATGCAGTACGTGCGCAACATCCTCGTGCAGCAGGCCGAGTCGCTCGACACCAAGGCCGAGCGCGACGCCGCCTACGAGGCCGCGACCACCGAGTCGGTCGACCGCAAGCTCACCGAGATGCGCCTCGCGATCGCGCTCGAGAAGCAGTACTCGAAGAACGACATCCTGCTCGGCTACCTCAACATCGCGAACTTCGGCGGCTCGGTCTACGGCATCCAGGCCGCGGCCGAGTACTACTACGGCGTCAGCGCGAAAGACCTCTCGGTCGCCCAGGCCGCCTCGCTCGCCGCCACGGTGAACGAGCCGAACGGGCTGCGCATCGACGAGCCCGAGAACATCCCCGACAACCAGGCCCGCCGTGACGAGGACGTGCTCGCCTCGATGCTGAAGCACCAGGCGATCACCCAGCAGCAGTACGACGAGGCCATCGCGACGCCCGTCACGCCCGTGATCACCGCGCCCACCACGGGCTGCCAGGCCGCGGCCAGCGGTGCCGCCTACTTCTGCGACTACGTCACCTACATCGTGCGGAACGACGCCACCTTCGGCGACACCTCCGACGAGCGCTGGTCGAACTTCAAGCGCGGCGGCTACAAGATCTACACGACGCTGAACACCGACCTGCAGTGGAACGCCGACGCCCTGATGAAGGAGTACGTGCCGGCCACGAGCGACGAGGCCGACCTCGGCTCGACGATCGTCACGGTCGAGCCGGGCACGGGGCGCATCCTGGCCATGGCCCAGAACACCAACTACGCCTCCGACCCCGACACCCCTGTTGCCGGATCGACCGCGCTCAACTACAACACCGACATCGACTACGGCGGCTCCTCGGGCTTCCAGGTCGGATCGACCTACAAGGTGTTCGCGCTGGCCGAGTGGCTGAAGCAGGGGCACAGCCTCTCTGACCGGGTCAGCGGCAACGAGCGCGAGTGGGACCAGTCGACGTTCCCGAACAGCTGCCAGGCCCTCGGCGGCCCGTGGGAGCCGGCGAACGACGGCAGCTCCCGCCCCGGAACCATGTCGGTGCAGAACGCGCTGACCAACTCGGTGAACAACGCCTTCATCGCCATGGCGCAGCAGCTCGACCTCTGCGCCATCAAGGCCACCGCCGAGTCGCTCGGCGTGCACCGCGCCGACGGGAACCCGCTCGACACGCAGCCCTCCTCGGTGCTCGGCACCAACGAGATCGCGCCGCTGACGATGGCCGCCTCCTACGCCGCCATCGCCGCGAACGGCGTCTACTGCGCACCGGTCGCCATCGACCGCATCGTCGGCCCCGACGGGCAGGACGTGCAGGCGCCGCAGGCGAACTGCCAGCAGACGATGGACCCGGCGATCGCCTCGACACTCGCCTACGCGATGCTCGGCCCGATCGAGGAGGGCACGGCCGTCGCCTCGAACCCCGAGGACGGCATCACCCACATCGGCAAGACGGGCACCACCGACAACGAGAAGGACACCTGGATGGTCGGGGCGTCCACCAAGGCCGCGACCGCCGTCTGGGTGGGCAACGTGACCGGCGACGTGTCGATGACCGACGTCTACCCGAACGGGTACCTCGGCTCCACCGTGCGGCACCGCATCTGGAACGGGATGATGACGGTCAACGACGAGGTGCTGGGCGGCGACGAGTTCCCGGACCCTGACGAGGCCCTCGTCGACGGCACCTCGGAGCGCTTCGACTCCCCGTCGACCGACTCGGACGACACCCCCGCCCCGACGGCAACCACCGCTCCGGCGCCGGTCGCGCCGGCACCCGCCCCGGCTCCGACCAAGCCCGCGCCGACGGCGCCGGCCCCGGCCGACCCCGTGGTGCCCGACGCCCCGGCCCCCACTCCGGCCGCGACCCCCGCGGGCTGA